A stretch of the Taeniopygia guttata chromosome 37, bTaeGut7.mat, whole genome shotgun sequence genome encodes the following:
- the CACNG7 gene encoding voltage-dependent calcium channel gamma-7 subunit produces the protein MSSCSSRALTLLSSVFGACGLLLVGIAVSTDYWLYMEEGVVSPQNQSTEVRMALHAGLWRVCFFAGREKGRCVASEYFLEPELNLVTENTENILKTVRTATPFPMVSLFLVFTAFVISNVGHIRPQRTLLAFVSGIFFILSGLSLVVGLVLYISSINDEVMNRPGGSEQYFQYRYGWSFAFAASSFLLKEGAGVMSVYLFTKRYAEEELCRAPPQLLRPRLSTCSGLSAQYLQPRAWPRPRSASDASSDVSIQMSQNYPPAIKYPQRGVPHPHLSTSPC, from the exons ATGAGCTCGTGCAGCTCGCGGGCGCTGACGCTGCTGAGCAGCGTTTTCGGGGCCTGTGGGCTGCTCCTGGTGGGAATCGCCGTCAGCACCGACTATTGGCTCTACATGGAGGAGGGCGTCGTGTCCCCCCAGAACCAGAGCACCGAGGTGCGCATGGCGCTGCACGCCGGCCTCTGGCGCGTCTGCTTCTTCGCAG GGCGGGAGAAGGGGCGCTGCGTCGCCTCCGAATATTTCCTGGAGCCGGAGCTGAACTTGGTGACGGAAAACACGGAAAACATCCTCA AGACGGTGAGGACGGCCACGCCCTTCCCCATGGTCAGTCTCTTCCTGGTCTTCACCGCCTTCGTCATCAGCAACGTGGGGCACATCCGGCCCCAGAGGACCCTCCTGGCCTTCGTCTCGGGCATCTTCTTCATCCTCTCGG GGCTGTCTCTGGTGGTGGGGTTGGTTCTCTACATCTCCAGCATCAACGATGAGGTGATGAACCGGCCCGGCGGCTCCGAACAATATTTCCAATATCGCTACGGGTGGAGCTTCGCCTTCGCCGCCTCCTCCTTCCTGCTCAAGGAG GGCGCAGGTGTGATGTCGGTGTACCTGTTCACCAAGCGCTACGCCGAGGAGGAGCTGTGCCGGGCACCGCCGCAGCTGCTGCGGCCGCGCCTCAGCACCTGCTCGGGGCTGTCGGCGCAATACCTGCAGCCGCGGGCGTGGCCCCGCCCCCGCAGCGCCTCCGACGCCTCCAGCGACGTCTCCATCCAGATGAGCCAAAATTACCCCCCGGCGATCAAGTACCCCCAGAGAGGGGTGCCACACCCTCACCTGTCCACATCGCCCTGCtag